Proteins from one Aulosira sp. FACHB-615 genomic window:
- a CDS encoding SDR family oxidoreductase, with protein sequence MTSSASNGKIALITGANKGLGFEMSRQLAQQGLTVLIAGRNLQAAQAAATTLKDEGFKAEAIALDINSSTQIHTAVQEIADRFGQLDVLINNAGVMLDGDWGISNASSVSLDIIRKTFETNFFALVEVTQALLPLILKSKSGRIVNMASIEGSLTLHADPNSFIYDAKPFAYNASKAAVNSFTVHLAHELRNTPVKVNSAHPGWVKTELGGEGAMMDIGEGAKTGVQLATLPDDGPSGGFFHLGEPVPW encoded by the coding sequence ATGACGAGTAGCGCATCAAATGGCAAGATTGCACTAATTACTGGCGCAAACAAAGGCCTAGGATTTGAAATGAGCCGCCAACTCGCCCAGCAAGGATTAACAGTTCTGATAGCAGGACGCAATCTCCAAGCCGCGCAAGCAGCAGCAACGACACTGAAAGATGAAGGATTCAAAGCTGAAGCGATCGCCCTCGATATTAATAGTAGTACTCAAATTCACACAGCCGTTCAAGAAATCGCCGACAGATTTGGCCAGCTTGACGTTCTGATTAACAATGCAGGAGTGATGCTGGATGGAGATTGGGGCATTAGTAACGCCAGTTCTGTTTCTCTAGATATCATTCGCAAGACTTTTGAGACTAACTTTTTTGCCTTAGTAGAAGTGACTCAAGCATTACTGCCATTGATTTTGAAGAGTAAAAGCGGACGGATTGTCAATATGGCCAGCATTGAAGGTTCACTCACCCTCCACGCTGATCCAAACTCGTTTATCTATGATGCTAAACCCTTTGCCTACAATGCTTCCAAAGCAGCCGTTAATTCCTTTACCGTTCACTTAGCCCATGAACTACGCAATACACCAGTCAAAGTCAACAGCGCCCATCCCGGCTGGGTAAAAACAGAATTGGGTGGAGAAGGCGCAATGATGGACATTGGCGAAGGTGCAAAAACAGGCGTGCAGTTAGCTACCCTACCTGATGATGGGCCAAGTGGCGGCTTTTTCCATCTGGGTGAGCCTGTACCTTGGTAG
- a CDS encoding GTP-binding protein: MVADVITDTVPVTVLTGYLGAGKTTLLNHILTYEHGKKVAVIVNEFGEVGIDNQLVIDADEEIFEMNNGCICCTVRGDLIRIIGNLMKRRDKFDHLVIETTGLADPAPVIQTFFVDEDMQAKLSLDAVVTVVDAKHIWQHWEADEAQEQIAFADVILLNKTDLVAAEELEELEKRIRGMNAIAKIYRTRNSELAMDSLLGVQAFDLNRALEIDPNFLGEDAHEHDESVYSVALVAAGALDGEKLHAWMSKLLQTQGTDIFRMKGILNIAGEDNRFVFQGVHMIFDGRPDRPWKPTETRKNELVFIGRNLDEAKLKQDFLACLV; encoded by the coding sequence ATGGTGGCTGATGTAATAACAGATACAGTTCCCGTAACTGTTTTGACTGGCTATTTGGGCGCAGGCAAAACAACTTTACTCAATCACATTCTCACTTATGAACATGGTAAAAAAGTGGCTGTGATTGTGAATGAGTTTGGGGAAGTGGGCATTGATAATCAATTAGTTATTGATGCCGATGAAGAAATATTTGAGATGAATAATGGCTGTATTTGTTGTACAGTTCGTGGTGATTTAATTCGCATCATCGGTAATTTGATGAAGCGACGTGATAAGTTTGACCATTTAGTAATTGAAACTACTGGTTTGGCTGATCCGGCTCCAGTGATTCAGACATTCTTTGTTGATGAAGACATGCAGGCGAAACTGTCTCTAGATGCAGTGGTGACAGTGGTGGATGCCAAGCATATTTGGCAACATTGGGAAGCTGATGAAGCTCAAGAACAAATTGCGTTTGCGGATGTTATTTTACTTAATAAAACCGATTTAGTTGCAGCAGAAGAGTTAGAAGAATTAGAAAAGCGGATTCGGGGGATGAATGCGATCGCCAAAATCTATCGCACCCGCAACTCAGAATTAGCAATGGATTCCTTATTGGGTGTGCAAGCGTTTGATTTGAATCGCGCCTTAGAAATTGACCCGAATTTTTTAGGCGAAGATGCCCACGAACATGATGAAAGCGTTTATTCTGTGGCGTTAGTAGCAGCAGGCGCACTCGACGGCGAGAAACTACACGCTTGGATGAGTAAATTATTACAAACTCAAGGTACTGATATTTTTCGGATGAAGGGGATTTTAAATATTGCAGGGGAAGACAATCGCTTTGTATTTCAAGGCGTACACATGATATTTGATGGCAGACCCGATAGACCTTGGAAACCCACCGAAACCCGGAAAAACGAGTTGGTTTTCATCGGTCGTAATTTAGATGAAGCCAAACTCAAACAAGATTTTTTGGCTTGTCTAGTGTAG
- a CDS encoding DUF928 domain-containing protein, which yields MKLPLGLTLGYVGVLASQTLALAATPKPMATPIPMASHNMKTVSQTVNFNPPKPPADPPPGGRVLGGAKRGSCPQVKQDLTALVPYTKEPSSITNVWSLTTSPHPTFWFYVPYSQKDNLPSMFVLQEDQPQSKELYNQPIALPKNPGIISVTLPANAPKLAVNQRYRWFLTFACETKEPSPPIFVEGVVKRVNLSQTTIKELQTATLLEQFAIYAQNGIWHEAITILATLRQENPQDSALNTQWQDLLASIRLNDVATEPILSDKH from the coding sequence ATGAAACTACCACTCGGATTAACTCTAGGCTATGTAGGTGTTTTAGCCAGCCAAACCCTAGCACTAGCAGCAACACCAAAGCCAATGGCAACACCAATACCAATGGCTAGTCACAACATGAAAACTGTATCCCAAACAGTAAATTTTAATCCACCTAAACCACCAGCAGATCCACCGCCAGGAGGTCGGGTATTAGGAGGTGCAAAACGCGGTTCTTGTCCCCAAGTCAAACAAGATTTGACGGCTTTAGTACCGTATACAAAAGAACCATCTTCAATTACCAATGTTTGGTCATTAACTACATCACCACACCCAACCTTTTGGTTTTATGTGCCGTATTCCCAAAAAGACAATCTTCCCTCTATGTTTGTCCTGCAAGAAGATCAGCCGCAATCAAAGGAATTGTATAACCAACCAATAGCACTGCCAAAAAATCCCGGAATCATTAGTGTGACTTTACCTGCTAATGCTCCCAAATTAGCTGTCAATCAACGATACCGTTGGTTTTTGACTTTTGCTTGTGAGACTAAAGAACCATCACCTCCTATTTTTGTGGAAGGAGTAGTGAAACGAGTTAACCTCAGTCAAACAACTATCAAGGAACTGCAAACAGCCACACTTTTAGAACAATTTGCCATCTATGCTCAAAATGGTATTTGGCATGAAGCCATCACAATACTAGCCACCCTCAGACAAGAAAATCCCCAAGATTCAGCCTTGAACACACAATGGCAAGATTTGTTAGCCAGCATCCGTTTAAACGATGTCGCCACAGAACCAATTTTGTCAGATAAGCATTAA
- a CDS encoding glycosyltransferase family 4 protein, translating into MKRLLLITERFSPDVGGLARSATRLVGTLCQLGIAVDVVTWSRYLQPGEVLPPESIDGKSRVYRIGLYRNWDMTMPHTLNVLEWLHSCWHYDAVWGHYVFPSGFLATWFGGMQGIPSTVSARGNDIDKEMFPPGDFARLQWTLQQTQVITAVSADMSRKIQLLSGRNDVLVLKNAVDTEIFAPQSIICGVQTSQITPLNPPLERGEISNLSSLPFPRGGLGWGNKSDTITGVYTVESAVGKINRESLGIAPEEVVLGFCGELREKKGQQFLLNALTTVRNQRPACLLIIGEVRASQESVLQVYATQHQEHAQRIIVTGHLPDIQAVAAHLQLCDVYLQPSLWEGMPNALLEAMACGCCCIASDAGGITEVITHGEDGFILPRSQLHKLGEAVLECLTMPSTIKSQITQAARDRILKEYSIPQEQQRLQIVLDRLLKN; encoded by the coding sequence ATGAAGCGGTTGCTGTTAATTACAGAAAGATTTTCCCCGGATGTGGGGGGTTTGGCTAGGAGTGCGACAAGGCTAGTAGGGACGCTGTGTCAGTTGGGTATAGCAGTTGATGTTGTTACCTGGAGTCGTTATCTACAACCGGGGGAAGTTCTACCACCGGAAAGTATAGATGGCAAATCCCGTGTTTATCGTATTGGGCTATACCGTAATTGGGATATGACTATGCCCCATACTTTAAATGTGCTGGAATGGTTGCATTCTTGTTGGCATTATGATGCAGTGTGGGGGCATTATGTATTTCCAAGCGGTTTTTTAGCAACTTGGTTTGGGGGAATGCAAGGAATACCCAGCACTGTTAGCGCCCGTGGTAATGATATTGATAAAGAAATGTTTCCCCCTGGTGATTTTGCCCGTTTGCAATGGACGTTGCAACAAACTCAAGTCATTACGGCTGTGAGTGCTGATATGTCGCGCAAAATTCAGCTATTGAGTGGGAGAAATGATGTGTTGGTGTTGAAAAATGCCGTAGATACAGAAATTTTTGCGCCTCAGTCGATAATCTGCGGTGTACAAACCAGTCAAATTACCCCCCTTAATCCCCCCTTGGAAAGGGGGGAAATAAGCAATCTTAGTTCCCTCCCCTTTCCAAGGGGAGGGTTAGGGTGGGGTAACAAGAGTGATACGATAACTGGCGTGTATACCGTAGAGTCGGCAGTAGGGAAAATTAATAGGGAATCTTTAGGAATTGCGCCAGAAGAAGTAGTATTAGGGTTTTGTGGAGAATTGCGGGAGAAGAAAGGACAGCAATTTTTATTAAATGCTTTAACAACGGTACGAAATCAGCGCCCAGCTTGTTTATTGATTATCGGTGAAGTAAGGGCTTCTCAGGAATCTGTGCTGCAAGTTTATGCAACTCAACACCAAGAACATGCACAAAGAATTATTGTGACGGGACATTTACCTGATATTCAAGCTGTGGCAGCGCATTTACAATTGTGTGATGTGTATCTCCAGCCTTCACTGTGGGAAGGAATGCCAAATGCACTTTTAGAAGCAATGGCTTGTGGTTGTTGCTGTATTGCTAGTGATGCGGGGGGTATCACTGAAGTAATTACACATGGTGAAGATGGTTTTATTTTGCCGCGATCGCAACTGCATAAATTAGGTGAAGCTGTTTTAGAATGTTTGACAATGCCCAGCACCATCAAATCTCAAATTACTCAAGCTGCACGCGATCGCATCCTCAAAGAATATTCTATCCCTCAAGAACAACAGCGACTGCAAATTGTTCTCGACCGTCTTTTAAAAAACTAA
- a CDS encoding DUF1822 family protein, translated as MTRTTQRVDDLGITLPITQAACKMAERFAHQQPNSTKAEQVRLNTLAVWVVNEYLQLMEIPTNLNVGDSWNPIMQLFSNVADLEIPSVGRLECRPVKLNEQTCFIPPETWEDRVGYVVVQVDESLHEAHILGFMRSVHDEFLPLHQLQPLEALIDRIAQLQASPAKALVNLSQWFIGQVDAGWQTVEALRELLDSRPNYAFRGSVTTEESSANQQSQTTKRAKLIDLGIQIAHQPLMLIVEISPEENKTSIRLQLHPTTNQVYLPEGVKLTVLDESGAVFLEAQARSADNYIQLQFRGDIQEQFSVEISLNDMSVREQFMI; from the coding sequence ATGACTCGCACCACCCAGAGAGTAGATGATTTAGGCATCACGTTGCCTATCACTCAAGCCGCTTGTAAGATGGCTGAAAGATTTGCCCATCAACAACCAAACTCGACCAAAGCGGAACAAGTACGATTAAATACATTGGCCGTCTGGGTGGTGAATGAGTATTTGCAATTAATGGAAATTCCCACCAACCTCAACGTTGGCGATAGTTGGAACCCAATCATGCAATTATTTAGTAACGTCGCTGACTTAGAAATTCCCTCAGTTGGTCGTTTAGAATGTCGCCCAGTCAAATTAAATGAACAAACTTGTTTCATTCCGCCTGAAACTTGGGAGGACAGAGTAGGTTATGTAGTGGTGCAAGTAGATGAATCACTCCATGAAGCCCATATATTAGGGTTTATGCGGAGTGTGCATGATGAATTTTTACCATTGCATCAACTACAACCTCTAGAAGCATTAATTGACCGCATCGCCCAATTACAAGCTTCTCCAGCTAAAGCTTTAGTAAATTTAAGCCAATGGTTTATCGGTCAAGTGGATGCAGGCTGGCAAACAGTGGAAGCTTTAAGAGAATTGTTAGATTCTAGACCTAATTATGCTTTTCGTGGTAGTGTAACCACGGAAGAATCATCGGCTAACCAACAGTCACAAACTACTAAAAGAGCAAAACTCATTGATTTGGGTATTCAAATTGCTCATCAACCCTTAATGTTGATTGTCGAAATTAGCCCAGAAGAAAATAAAACCAGTATTCGTTTGCAACTGCACCCCACAACTAATCAAGTTTATTTACCAGAAGGTGTAAAACTCACAGTATTAGATGAGTCAGGCGCAGTATTTTTAGAAGCCCAAGCCCGCAGCGCAGATAATTACATTCAATTGCAATTTCGGGGAGACATTCAAGAACAATTTAGCGTCGAAATTTCGTTAAATGATATGAGTGTGAGAGAACAATTTATGATTTGA
- a CDS encoding CHASE2 domain-containing protein: MAKLVVLKFGDVSFNQGFAVTLQIGEESDRPTTEITGRLPPCPEMPLYYTRWQSSYRQIGNTFRLDAEKIQVTNVSITQSCQDLAHVLQARFNTWLRSEEFRPLREKWLEKLMPTDEVRVILQTDNSQLQRLPWHLWELLERYPKAEIAIASPTYDSIPQLRTQNHKVKILAIVGNSQGIDTQADLAILQQCQNADITFLVEPQRQELNDFLWRQNWDILFFAGHTSSQGDDVTGRIYLNKTDSLTIHELRYALKQAIERGLHLAIFNSCDGLGLARELADLHIPQMVIMREPVPDQVAQEFLKYFLTSFAGGESLYQAVRQARERLQGLEDRFPCATWLPVICQNPAQIPLSWRQITPPIKSKSQYPKLYWKLGIASSVIMTLAILGLRFFGVFQSAELQAYDQMMRSRPDEGSDPRLLIVTIDDADLVNQRRSGQVLKGTSLSDQSLNALLIKLQEYQPRAIGLDIYRDFPAELPELAQRLQKTDNLIGVCKGSDSTVMTKGIEPPPEIPKNRQGFSDFLHDPDGVVRRHLMFFTPETASLCSADYAFSTQLAFRYLLPLGIQPKFTPQGNLQLGNTIFPRLSSRSSGYQGIDANSGQTLLNYRATKKIAETVTLTQILSSPMNSNAIKDRIILIGVTAKGDFPDYWATPFNSRLDAQMPGVTVQAHMISQIISAVLNQRPLLTVWPFGWEILWIWGWSVVGGLLVWRWRRLPLLALALGLTSGILYLLCLGLLIWGVWVPFVPSAWLLVGTTTTIAIQNCPSKFWQKFKK; this comes from the coding sequence ATGGCTAAGTTAGTGGTTTTGAAATTTGGAGACGTTAGTTTTAACCAAGGGTTTGCTGTGACGCTTCAGATTGGTGAAGAAAGCGATCGCCCAACCACAGAAATCACTGGTAGACTACCACCATGCCCAGAAATGCCGCTATACTACACCCGTTGGCAATCAAGTTATCGTCAAATTGGTAATACCTTTCGCTTAGATGCTGAGAAAATCCAAGTCACAAATGTTTCTATTACCCAAAGTTGTCAAGATTTAGCCCATGTTTTACAGGCGCGTTTTAATACTTGGTTGCGTTCCGAAGAATTTCGCCCACTGCGGGAGAAATGGCTAGAAAAACTCATGCCTACGGATGAGGTGCGGGTAATTTTACAAACAGATAATAGTCAATTGCAGAGATTACCTTGGCATCTGTGGGAATTACTAGAACGTTATCCCAAAGCAGAAATAGCGATCGCCTCACCAACCTACGACAGCATCCCCCAACTCCGCACACAAAACCACAAAGTTAAAATTTTAGCGATCGTTGGCAACAGTCAAGGCATTGACACCCAAGCAGATTTAGCCATTTTACAACAATGTCAAAATGCCGATATCACCTTTTTAGTAGAACCACAGCGTCAAGAATTAAACGATTTTCTCTGGCGGCAAAATTGGGATATTTTATTCTTTGCGGGACACACTTCTAGTCAGGGAGATGATGTCACCGGGCGAATTTATTTAAACAAAACCGATAGTTTGACTATTCACGAGTTAAGATACGCCCTCAAACAAGCCATTGAACGCGGCTTACATTTAGCAATTTTTAACTCCTGTGATGGTTTGGGACTAGCGCGAGAATTAGCTGATCTGCATATTCCCCAAATGGTGATTATGCGCGAACCTGTCCCCGACCAAGTAGCCCAAGAATTTTTGAAATATTTTTTAACAAGTTTTGCCGGGGGCGAATCTTTATATCAAGCAGTCCGCCAAGCCAGGGAACGTTTGCAAGGCTTAGAAGATAGATTTCCCTGTGCCACATGGCTACCAGTAATTTGTCAAAATCCTGCCCAAATCCCCCTAAGTTGGCGACAAATCACACCCCCAATCAAAAGTAAATCTCAATACCCCAAACTCTACTGGAAATTAGGCATAGCCTCTAGTGTCATTATGACATTAGCAATTTTGGGGCTGCGGTTTTTCGGAGTTTTCCAAAGTGCAGAACTCCAAGCTTACGATCAAATGATGCGATCGCGCCCCGATGAAGGGTCAGATCCGCGACTATTAATAGTGACCATTGACGATGCTGATTTAGTCAACCAACGCCGTAGCGGTCAGGTTTTGAAGGGAACTTCTTTATCTGATCAATCACTTAATGCCTTACTAATCAAATTACAAGAATACCAACCGCGAGCGATCGGCTTAGATATTTATCGTGATTTTCCCGCCGAACTCCCAGAACTAGCTCAAAGGTTGCAAAAAACTGATAATTTAATTGGTGTGTGTAAAGGTAGTGATTCAACTGTCATGACCAAAGGCATTGAACCACCACCAGAAATTCCCAAAAATCGGCAAGGATTCAGCGACTTTCTTCATGATCCTGATGGAGTGGTGCGTCGCCATTTGATGTTTTTTACCCCAGAAACAGCATCTCTGTGTTCTGCTGACTATGCGTTCAGCACACAATTGGCATTTCGTTATCTTTTACCCTTGGGAATTCAACCAAAATTTACCCCCCAAGGAAATTTACAGTTAGGTAATACCATTTTTCCCCGTTTATCATCTCGTAGTAGCGGCTATCAAGGCATTGATGCCAATAGCGGTCAAACCTTACTCAACTATCGCGCTACCAAGAAAATTGCTGAAACCGTCACACTCACCCAAATTTTATCGAGTCCGATGAACTCTAACGCCATCAAAGACCGAATTATTTTGATTGGGGTGACAGCTAAAGGTGATTTTCCTGACTATTGGGCAACACCATTCAACAGCAGATTAGACGCACAAATGCCCGGAGTTACTGTTCAGGCACACATGATTAGCCAAATTATTAGTGCCGTCTTAAATCAGCGACCATTGCTGACAGTGTGGCCTTTTGGATGGGAAATACTTTGGATTTGGGGCTGGTCTGTGGTTGGTGGCTTGCTAGTTTGGCGGTGGCGGCGGCTACCCTTGTTGGCATTAGCCTTGGGTCTTACCTCTGGCATACTTTATTTACTGTGTCTTGGTTTATTAATCTGGGGTGTATGGGTGCCGTTTGTGCCTTCAGCTTGGTTGCTAGTAGGAACAACAACTACTATTGCCATCCAAAATTGCCCGTCAAAGTTTTGGCAAAAATTTAAAAAATGA
- a CDS encoding N-acetylmuramidase family protein, protein MKPVNTGIKYAFPLITYPDGRKSICTIPSGYVQTALSESDYKDLSNEFGLEVALVKAVMEVESNGSGFLLKEQSPARPKILFEGHWFYKLTPKPVSKSRPDLSYPSWDKSKYKGGSSEWDRLLDAMTFDEIQALKSASFGLGQVMGFNYPVAGCASIQQFIEENFAGEYWQARHMMNFIVNNNLLDELKRKDWDGFARGYNGPGYKKNNYHTKLEAAYKKAL, encoded by the coding sequence ATGAAACCAGTAAACACAGGAATCAAATATGCCTTTCCCTTAATTACTTATCCAGATGGTAGAAAATCTATTTGTACTATTCCTTCAGGATATGTTCAAACAGCATTATCTGAATCAGATTATAAAGATTTAAGTAATGAATTTGGACTAGAAGTCGCCTTAGTAAAAGCAGTGATGGAAGTTGAATCTAATGGTTCTGGATTTTTATTGAAAGAACAATCGCCAGCACGCCCAAAAATTTTGTTTGAAGGGCATTGGTTTTATAAATTAACTCCTAAACCTGTCTCTAAAAGTCGTCCTGATTTGTCTTACCCTAGTTGGGATAAAAGTAAATATAAAGGTGGTTCCAGCGAGTGGGACAGATTATTAGATGCCATGACATTTGATGAAATTCAGGCTTTAAAAAGCGCATCTTTTGGATTGGGGCAAGTGATGGGGTTTAATTATCCTGTTGCGGGTTGTGCTTCGATTCAGCAATTTATTGAAGAAAACTTTGCTGGAGAGTACTGGCAAGCCAGACACATGATGAATTTTATTGTGAATAATAATTTGTTAGACGAGCTAAAGCGAAAAGATTGGGATGGTTTTGCTAGGGGCTATAATGGCCCTGGCTATAAAAAGAATAACTATCATACCAAGTTGGAAGCAGCTTACAAAAAAGCCCTATAG
- a CDS encoding RNA-guided endonuclease TnpB family protein: MLRVVKVRLYPDVQQQQSLAQAFGCCRWLWNYCLNLMNQTYKETGKGLSGYEVKKIIPQLKKEYEWLTSTYSQCLQQVCLNLGVAFNNFFEKRAKYPRFKSKHGKQSIQYPQNVKVSDNCVTLPKIGDISAIIHRPIEGKVKTVTISKNCSNQYFAAIISDDGKDKPLSNTEGKAIGIDLGLTHFAVTSDGSKFDNPKILSKHEQNLKLKQQQLSRKQKGSNNRIKARKKVARVHRKITNCREDFLHKLSRRIVNENQVIVLENLNVKGIMQNHKLAKSIHQVGWGMFCTMLKYKAEMSGKIYQEVDRFFPSSKTCHVCLNQVGSLPLDVRFWTCENCYEKHDRDINASINLRDEGLRILTSGTGDKACRPDVSRVKGGRKKSTVTLSVGQEAYTNRLR, translated from the coding sequence ATGTTAAGAGTCGTTAAAGTCAGGTTATATCCAGATGTCCAGCAGCAGCAGTCACTAGCGCAAGCTTTTGGCTGTTGTCGCTGGCTTTGGAATTATTGCTTGAATTTGATGAACCAAACATATAAAGAGACAGGTAAGGGGTTATCTGGATACGAAGTTAAAAAGATAATTCCCCAGTTAAAGAAAGAGTACGAATGGCTAACATCGACCTATTCACAATGCTTGCAGCAAGTCTGTTTAAACCTAGGGGTAGCATTTAATAATTTTTTTGAAAAACGAGCTAAATATCCAAGATTCAAATCAAAGCATGGTAAACAGTCAATTCAATATCCTCAAAACGTCAAGGTTTCTGATAATTGCGTGACCCTCCCAAAAATAGGAGATATATCAGCAATAATTCATAGACCTATTGAGGGTAAAGTTAAGACTGTAACCATATCTAAAAACTGCTCTAATCAATACTTTGCGGCAATTATTTCTGACGATGGTAAAGATAAACCATTATCAAATACAGAAGGTAAAGCGATAGGTATTGATCTGGGACTGACTCACTTTGCAGTTACTAGCGATGGGTCTAAGTTTGATAATCCTAAAATACTGAGCAAGCATGAACAGAATTTAAAACTTAAACAGCAGCAATTATCTAGAAAACAGAAGGGTTCTAATAACCGCATCAAAGCTAGAAAAAAAGTTGCTAGAGTTCACAGAAAAATCACTAACTGCCGTGAGGATTTTCTGCACAAGCTATCGCGTAGGATAGTTAACGAAAATCAAGTTATAGTGCTGGAAAATCTCAATGTTAAAGGCATAATGCAAAACCATAAACTAGCCAAATCTATACATCAAGTTGGATGGGGTATGTTCTGCACAATGCTTAAATATAAAGCGGAGATGTCGGGGAAAATATATCAGGAAGTTGATAGATTTTTTCCTAGTTCAAAAACCTGCCATGTGTGCTTAAACCAAGTCGGTAGTTTACCGCTAGATGTAAGATTCTGGACTTGCGAAAACTGCTATGAGAAGCATGACAGGGATATCAACGCAAGCATTAACCTCAGAGATGAGGGACTACGAATTTTGACCTCTGGAACGGGGGATAAAGCCTGTCGCCCAGATGTAAGTCGTGTCAAGGGAGGACGCAAGAAATCCACTGTCACGCTTTCTGTTGGGCAGGAAGCTTACACTAACCGCTTGCGGTAG
- a CDS encoding Uma2 family endonuclease, with the protein MTQAIPNLVTFAEFIDRLRENSGVRYELHNGSIVEMAQPVGDHEEVKGFLGIEIPCEIRRLGLPYIIPNQAIVRPLEKDSGYFPDVLVLNRPNLANEPLWKKESVVSLGASIPLVIEVVSTNWRDDYYLKYADYEEMGIPEYWIIDYAALGGRNFIGNPKQPTISVCNLVEGEYQVSKFRDDDRIISHTFPDLNLTPNQIFQAGL; encoded by the coding sequence ATGACTCAAGCCATCCCCAATTTAGTCACCTTTGCGGAATTTATCGATCGCCTACGTGAAAATTCCGGGGTACGCTACGAATTACATAATGGAAGTATTGTTGAAATGGCACAACCAGTAGGAGACCATGAGGAAGTCAAAGGGTTTTTAGGTATCGAAATTCCTTGTGAAATCAGACGTTTAGGACTTCCCTACATTATCCCCAATCAAGCTATTGTCAGACCACTAGAAAAAGATTCTGGTTATTTTCCCGATGTTTTAGTGCTGAATCGTCCCAATCTGGCAAATGAACCATTATGGAAAAAAGAATCTGTGGTCAGTTTAGGTGCATCAATACCTTTGGTAATTGAGGTTGTGTCAACCAACTGGCGAGATGATTACTACTTAAAATACGCTGATTACGAAGAGATGGGTATCCCCGAATACTGGATTATAGATTACGCAGCATTGGGTGGACGTAATTTTATTGGGAATCCCAAACAACCAACCATCTCTGTTTGTAATTTAGTTGAGGGAGAATATCAGGTTAGTAAGTTCCGAGATGATGACCGAATTATCTCCCACACTTTCCCTGACTTGAATCTCACCCCAAACCAAATTTTTCAAGCAGGTTTGTAG